In the Mus pahari chromosome 19, PAHARI_EIJ_v1.1, whole genome shotgun sequence genome, one interval contains:
- the LOC110337000 gene encoding disintegrin and metalloproteinase domain-containing protein 24: protein MVAMSEALIHARITLLQVWLRMLLFSSVWPLTWCAEYKGPPETVIPLRVTVSSKETSLAGWMSYSLHFGGQRHIISMKSKNFLESRQLPVFTYNDQGVLFEDRPFVQNDCYYLGFVDGDPESMAALTTCFGGFQGILRINDTAYEIKPKKSSSSTFEHLLYKIDSEKTQLRPMRCGLTDEEIAEQVRLQEDSKSTLMQSTYGSWWSHGLYIKLALVIDHEQYLYRKRNTSLVVKDVFNIMNGINLSLRSVDINVVLLGLTIWTNENPIPVQDIYALLPAFCTWKRTNLNSQIPYDIAHLFVNYTFSNYFGIAYVGTVCNKTFGCGVDSLVEDDFLSIGHIVAHEIGHNLGMPHDGILCTCGEESCLMSAKMESSEKLSNCSYEVLWAHMIKKSCIQREPSLSDHFQMKVCGNGIVEDGEQCDCGTPESCKRNRCCMPSCILRSRAKCDTGLCCNRCQIQPSGTLCRAQENECDLPEWCNGTSHECPEDLFVQDGTSCPGNGYCYEKRCNSHDYHCQRVFGQLARKASDSCYKELNTRGDRFGNCGLTDNEYVRCETSDILCGRIQCDKVRTLPTLRSHYTVHWTHFNNVSCWSTDYHLGMKIADLGDIKDGTNCGPQHVCIARKCVNKPSWASDCSPETCNMKGVCNNKQHCHCNVGWSPPNCQETGTGGSIDSGSPGTRVKEDGNRKETSKKSNIIIWLLPIICVVVALFALFCLSGATKRSHEEAATQPPHEEAKPPDETVKLPDKAANPPDEEQKIKPPDEEKETKS from the coding sequence ATGGTGGCTATGAGTGAGGCTCTGATTCATGCAAGGATCACTCTCCTTCAGGTATGGTTGAGGATGCTGCTCTTTTCTTCTGTATGGCCCCTGACTTGGTGTGCTGAATACAAAGGCCCTCCAGAGACAGTGATACCCTTGAGGGTAACTGTCTCTAGTAAAGAGACGAGTCTTGCAGGCTGGATGTCCTATAGCCTGCactttggaggccagagacaCATTATCTCCATGAAATCCAAGAATTTTTTGGAGTCCAGACAGCTCCCTGTGTTCACATACAATGACCAAGGTGTCCTCTTTGAGGACAGACCTTTTGTCCAAAATGACTGTTATTATCTTGGTTTTGTGGATGGAGATCCAGAATCCATGGCTGCTCTTACCACCTGTTTTGGGGGCTTTCAAGGGATATTACGGATAAATGACACAGCTTATGAAATTAAGCCCAAGAAGAGCTCCTCTTCCACATTTGAACATCTGCTTTACAAGATAGACAGTGAGAAAACTCAGTTACGCCCCATGAGATGTGGATTAACAGATGAAGAAATAGCAGAGCAAGTGAGGCTTCAAGAAGATAGCAAGTCCACTCTAATGCAAAGCACCTATGGGTCATGGTGGTCTCATGGATTGTATATTAAACTGGCATTGGTTATAGACCATGAACAATACCTTTATCGAAAAAGAAATACTTCTCTTGTGGTAAAAGATGTATTTAACATTATGAATGGAATAAATCTCTCCTTACGTTCAGTGGATATTAACGTGGTTTTACTAGGACTTACTATCTGGACTAACGAAAATCCCATACCAGTGCAAGATATATATGCTCTTTTGCCAGCATTTTGTACCTGGAAGAGAACAAACCTTAATTCTCAGATACCATATGATATTGCACATCTCTTTGTGAATTATACTTTTAGTAACTATTTTGGCATAGCCTACGTAGGAACTGTATGTAATAAGACATTTGGTTGTGGAGTTGATAGTCTCGTTGAAGATGATTTCCTTAGCATTGGACATATTGTGGCACATGAGATAGGTCACAATTTGGGCATGCCACATGATGGGATACTTTGTACTTGTGGAGAAGAATCATGTTTGATGTCTGCTAAAATGGAGAGTTCCGAAAAACTCAGCAACTGTAGTTATGAAGTCTTGTGGGCACACATGATCAAAAAAAGCTGCATACAGAGAGAGCCCAGCCTTTCAGATCACTTCCAAATGAAGGTCTGTGGGAATGGTATAGTTGAAGACGGAGAGCAGTGTGACTGTGGAACCCCTGAAAGCTGTAAACGTAATCGCTGTTGTATGCCTAGCTGTATTCTGAGGTCTAGAGCTAAATGTGATACTGGACTATGTTGTAACAGATGCCAAATCCAGCCATCTGGCACTCTGTGTAGAGCTCAGGAGAATGAATGTGACCTTCCAGAATGGTGCAATGGAACCTCACATGAGTGCCCTGAAGATTTGTTTGTACAGGATGGGACCTCTTGCCCTGGTAACGGCTACTGCTATGAAAAAAGATGTAACAGCCACGATTACCACTGTCAGAGAGTTTTTGGCCAGCTTGCCAGGAAAGCATCCGACAGTTGTTACAAGGAACTCAATACTCGTGGTGATCGTTTTGGTAACTGTGGACTCACAGACAATGAGTATGTGAGATGTGAGACCTCAGACATCCTCTGTGGGAGGATTCAATGTGACAAAGTGAGAACACTTCCTACCCTGCGGAGCCATTATACTGTTCACTGGACTCATTTCAATAATGTCTCCTGCTGGAGTACTGACTACCATTTGGGGATGAAAATTGCTGACCTTGGTGACATAAAAGATGGCACAAACTGTGGTCCACAGCATGTGTGCATTGCCAGAAAGTGTGTTAATAAGCCAAGTTGGGCAAGTGATTGTTCACCAGAGACCTGCAACATGAAAGGAGTCTGCAATAATAAACAGCACTGCCATTGTAATGTTGGCTGGAGTCCACCAAACTGCCAGGAAACTGGCACCGGAGGAAGTATTGACAGTGGTTCTCCTGGAACCCGAGTCAAGGAagatgggaacaggaaggagaCCTCAAAAAAATCTAACATCATAATTTGGTTATTACCTATTATTTGTGTGGTTGTAGCTTTATTTGCATTGTTTTGCTTGTCTGGGGCCACTAAACGATCACATGAAGAAGCAGCAACTCAACCACCACATGAAGAGGCTAAACCCCCAGATGAGACAGTTAAACTACCAGATAAAGCAGCTAACCCCCCAGATGAAGAACAAAAGATTAAACCACCAGATGAGGAAAAAGAGACTAAATCAtaa